The Nicotiana sylvestris chromosome 6, ASM39365v2, whole genome shotgun sequence genomic sequence ttgaatcttttcggcataacccgatgaatttttcggcataacccgataaaccttcccagcatgatccgatgaatcttttcggcataacccgataaaccttcccggcatgatccgatgaatcttttcggcataacccgataaaccttcccggcatgatccgataaatcttcccggcataacccgatgaatcttcccggcataacccgatgaatctcccggcataacccgatggaTCTTTTTGGCgtaatccgataaatcttcccggcataacccgatgaatcttcccggcataacccgatgaatcctcccggcataatccgataaattttcccggcataacccgatgaatcttcccggcatgacccgttgaatcctcccggcataacccgacgaatctttttggcataacccgatgaatttttcggcataacccggagtttgtcaaatcacttcttccagaGTAGAGGGAACTTGTATAGAAGACTCctaatttgggtttactaaggtgtgtcaacgcaaaggaagcttctaagctacgtAAGGATGTGCATGCCGGGACCTGCGACCCACACATGAATAgtttcgtcttggctaagaagatactcagggcaggttacttttggatgaccatggatacatattgcattcagtatgtccgcaaatgcttccaatgtcaagtgcatgccgatatgataaaagtgccgccaaatgagctcaatgcaacaagctcaccttggacattcgccgcctggggaatggatgttgtTGGTTCGATTAAACACactgcttcaaatggacacatgtttattctggtagccattgattacttcacgaaatgggtagaagctgcatcttacaaagctgtaaccaagaaagtcgtcgcagattttgtcaaggatcgtatatcccgagtccattattactgataacGCCACCACACTaaatagtgatttgatgaaagctatgtgtgaaactttcaaaatcaagcacaagaattccacagcttaTAGACCTCAGAtaaatggagccgtagaagccgccaacaaaaacatcaagaagatagtaaggaaaatggtagagaaccacaaacaatggtatgagaagttaccttttgctttattgggataccacaccacaattcgcacatcaatcggggcaactTCCTACATGCTGGTTAATGGTACCGAgactgtcatcccagccgaggtggagattccttctttaagaatcatacaggaagctgaactcagtgaCGCAGAGTGGATAAGAAGTCACTATGAACAATTAGCCCTtttcgatggaaagaggatgaagcAATATGTCACAACCAACTTTACCAaaatagaatgtctagagctttcaacaaaagggtcaaaccaagatagtTCGCACCAGGACAAccggtattgaagaaaatcttcccatatcaagatgaagtcaaagggaaattctctcccaactggcaaggtccatacatggttcacatggtactaataggaggagcactcatacttgcagaaatggacggagaagtctggccaaaaccaatcaatgcagatgtagtcaagagatattatacCTAAATTACTTTACATTTctcttctgatgtaattgaattacgcttgacctgattcccatttaagaggggatacgtaggcatccttatgggttcgatcatatcataataaaatttcaatTTCCCCCAAGGTCAGAAACAATGGCAgtattttgaggaggaccctaaaaattctggagcaagtccgGTCGACGCCATCGCATGCCAGGAAGTCAGTAgtcagttaagaaactggggcaaaattttgagaagtattctcaaaattctggagaAGGTTCAGCAAGATCCATCATTCGCAAACGGTCAAACTATCATctatcaaactagggcagaattttgaggagggccctcaaaattccaatatgagagagctgcaatgcctctGAGATgagttacagtcactagttcattaaaattacttgatatatcaatacgtttcaaaaataactctatttttatcaataattgcatattttcaaaaactctatttTCATAACAGTCAAGTGTCgcccaggggaactcgaaaggccttcagaacggagcaaagcaaagccaacggacagaagcacgaaccaacctcccctctcCCCCCCacaaaacttataatttttctttgaacacaGGCATATTTGACGTAACGATAGCACTCGCAAACAtatatacacaaagcaaattcattATCCATCTCGCCATCAGATACTGAAGATATCCCCAactaagacatacactactcttattttctactccatatttgcatgaggttaatccctgcctccctatttgcgtgaggctaatcgctgcctccacatttgcatgaggctaatccctgcctctatacttgcatgaggctaatccttgcctccatatttgcatgaggctaatccttgcctctctatttgcatgaggctaatccttgactccctatttgcatgaggctaatccttgtctccctattggcatgaggttaatccttgcctctttacttgcatgaggctaatccttgcctccatatttgcatgaggctaatccctgcctccatacctgcatgaggctaattccttCCTTCTTacctgcacgaggctaatccctgcctccatatctacatgaggctaatcattgcctccacatttgtatgaggctaatccttgcctccctatttgcatgaggctaattctagctttcctacttgcatgaggctaatccttgccttcctatttgcataaggctaatacctgcctcccCATTTAcatgaagctaatccttgcctccatatttgcatgaggtttaTCCCTGCCTCCCCATACTTTCATGAGgcaaatccttgcctccctatttgcatgaggctaatccttgcctccctattggcatgaggctaatccttacctccgtacttgcatgaggctaattgtgacgacccgatcagtcgtctcatgagttaccgctctatttcccccatttctgcttctttatgcttcgttatccgtgttttgtggtatcgggttggtcggattgatTTCGAAATGATTTTTgctaaggtttgagacacttagtctcttttaaggaagtttaagttggaaaagtcaactagatattgacttatgtgttagagggctcggatataagttccaatggttcggttagcttcgggaggtgatttatgacttaggagcgtgaccgaaatgggttttggaggttcggagtagatttaggcttgaattggcgaagttgagattttggcgatttctagttgatagacgagattttgatataggggtcagaatggaatttcgaaagttgcaatagcttcgttgtgtcgtttgggatgtgtgtgtaaatttttaggtcattcggacgtggtttggttgggttttttatcaaaagcatatttcggaagattttagaaacttaggcttgaatctgatgtgttttgggtgatttgatgttatttgaagtgttttgatgattggaacaagtttgaataaggttttaggatgtgttggttcctttggttgaggtcccgggagcctcgggtgagttttgggtggtcaatctgatcattttggagtttagaaaattgcagaaaaatatGTTCAACTGTTGTAGGGATTTtacccttcacgttcgcgagtggagcctcgtgttcgcgaagaggcaGTTGAGGAAGGCAAGGATTAagcctttgcatttgcgagaaGGGCTTCGCATTCGCGGAGGGCTGGGAAGTGGTGCATCGCATTCACGAGAaggtcttcgcgatcgcgtagaggaatttGGGTCAGATGAGTTCGAGGTCAAGTGTTCATCGTGTTTGCGGAAGAGTGAGCGCGTTCGTGATGGGTAAGGTAGAGGAAGAATTGCATTCACGATGTTCGTGTCGCGTTCTCATAGAGGAAATGTTGGTCAAAgtgagtttgtgcttcgcgaacgcgagggtttgaccgcgttcacgaagaaggaaattaaggcttgggcagaatgtttttaactcgtcttgtccgcgattttgggggtcatttcctccatagttggccattttgggagatttttgaaggagattgaagagggattcaagggaaatcgttgggaggtaagattttcgGACTTAagactcgattattatgtgaattctacctagaaaatcatggaaacttaagctaaaaaaattggaagaactagggcttggaattttggacttatgattggggatttggaggaccatttggggtcggatttgagaaattttgatatgtatgaactcgtggggagataaggaatccattgatgtgaaaatttctgaattctgagatgtgggctcgggggtcgggttttggtaatttcgggatttatgccctttattgattgttttcacttgggctttgttcccttagcatatgttgacgtcctcgttctgattttggatagattcgacgtgtgtggaggccgattcgaggggcaaagccgtcgcgagctagagatttaaccggttcgaagtgagtaatgattgtaaatgatgtcctgagggtttgaaaccccgaattgcacatcgtagtgctatattgaggtgaggcacacgctcgatgatgagcgtggggtcgtgcactattggggattgtcacttggtccatcccgattgatgattttaccgtgtatttgatttaaaactatttgctatcatcattatttgggctgaatgccatatttgggctgaatgccaactatttgaacccttcggggattttcattgttatttcctcactattttgactttatacttgaactcagtcatgttattttccactgttttcatactcagccatgtttactcagttttaagactaaaatgatattttaaatgatgtttgggctgagaaacactgttttactattgcccgaggggcttgttagcatttttgactgagtaagaccaagggcctatgttgtgaggaaacattgataCTGATTtgtggccgagggcctgagatatgtatgccacgaggtggattgattgatatgaggccgagggcctagttttgatgcgacgagatggcttgttattgcgcttgggccgtaaggggcccctccaggagtctgcacacccccagtgagtgcgggtacccattgtgatgcaAGATTGAGCTCGAagagctggtattgttctgacatgttgcccgaggggcagaattgttgatactgtgcccgaggggcgaacttttatttgtttactttacattaattacctgtcaattacttgtttacttgttgaaaggaggatttttcttgatttttcactggtttactgttttaaatgatcttactgcttcattatagaatgtcttgtgcctacgtgttttcttactttcagtcgttagttacatttgttactcactgagttggagtactcactttactccctgcaccccatgtgcagattcaggcatagctagTTCTactcctgagtgttgattcctCCAGGTTCAGGCGAgcattcggagactacgaggtagttgttgatgtccgcatccccgtgtctctactcttttattatttctatttcccttcaaacatttgtactagtttatggatttagcagacttgtattatggccTATCGacgctcatgacttgtgataccccggttagggctgtgtcgagTGTATTTCCGCATTTTATCGACATTTTCCTCTATTTAGTACATTTAAATAATggttagactatttttatgttgattaattGTTTTAAAAGGTGAATTGGATTTAACTAGCTGGCCTGGTCTTCACGAGAAgcaccatcacgactgggtttgggattagggtcgtgacactaatcCTTACctgcatatttgcatgaggctaatccctgcctccatacctgcatgaggctaatccctgcctccatacctgcacgaggctaatccctgcctccatatttacatgaggctaatccttgcctccaaatttgtatgaggctaatccttgcctccctattttcatgaggctaatcctagcttccctacttgcataaggctaatccttgcctccctatttgcataaggctaatccctacctccccaTACTTTCATGAAGCAaatccttgcctccgtactttcatgaggctaatccttgcctccataactacatgaggctaatccctgcctccacattcgcatgagactaagcatcgTCCCTCTCggcacaaatattgctctatttctagcactatctatttgcttttcaatcggtctaagctctgcccttctttttgcaagactaagctttgtcttgttaacatcatattattgcatatcatgggaatgcatcatcctcatagtcggaagacaccatgccatttATTAAGGATCCCTCAAATTCGCATAtcattcaaaggtgtcatggttcggaggcaccatcttcatggcccgagaacataaTTTCATGGTCTGCGAATCTCTCatcaaacaattcatggcccaggacatcatggtctaaggacatcatccctAACCGTCTGAAGACAACTTTCATAGTCCAACGAGAATCTGCACCATGTttaatttatgcacaatatacgtTTGTATTACTTCTATTTTCAAGTAACCCGACGAGCAACGACTATCCCAACAGGAGCGATCTCACTCCAGTTCTCTCAGCCATGTCAAACTTAACCATTCCCGTAAATCGttcactcacccagccctagatgtTGCGTTCGTTCTTAAAATGACTTTATCGGTATACTTCGCCAACGAATctggaactacacatggcctagtTACTGTAAGaccggggatatgtaggcagttcaGAAGCTAGGATGCGGCCTAATCTCTCGAACTATTTCgctcgatcaaaattggccatcatttctttatgcaaaaactctttcatccttcccgggtaaataggggcagctgttgatacccaattttttcccaaaatattttaaaattgcatatataccttcaagatcatgcattaatagcaattggtatttttctataattttcctatatttttattaatttatccaacATTTTATtcccaataaataattacaaaatggcaTTACAAATGATTTCAGAAGCGTCTCTTGATTTAACTTATTATTTATGGTCATATTTAAACCAAATCAATCcataattagccaaattggcaccttttggctataattgcaataactttgcaattatagcccaatcataggattttatactatttttgatcggaaattaattatttgtattttttaatattaAGTAATCATTTTTAACTATTTTCTATACAAAAAATTCATTTTGTACAATTATcagctatttttataaattattttattcaatttaattgggtatttaacaaatagccccattttatttcaattataacctAATTAAACCATCCCCAAAACCCCAATCAAATCAGCCCAAGACCCAAGCACAAACCTAAATCCCACTCGACCCAATTCCGCCTAAATCCTGGTTattgatcatttttgatcaacggtccaggttaATTCCTTCCTTAATTAACCTAAAAGACTACCCCCCAACCCTCatttctctcattctctcatCATTCTCCGCCGTCTcaccctctcattctctctcGATCCCTCTGCTAAATCTAAGCTTCTACTCGCCGGTCGTTGACTCGCCGGCACCACTGGTGGTTCCACCACCACCCTTAGCCTACATGGCTCCCCCCTATGCAAGATTATTGCTACCCTAATGCCATCAAGGGACCAATGACTGTTCAACTCATACCTAGGGTCTGTGCTCACCGTTCTCAGGCCACCTTGGCCTGACCAAGTAAGATCTTTCTATTTACCGGCTAGATCTATGGTTTCTAAGCCGAAATCTCTCCATTGCTGGGTTAtctctctctgaaaccctaactcatcTCTTAACTCTTCAGAGCTACCATGGATCTGAGTACATTTTGAGTTATTTTTGCTGTTTCCATGATAAACTCTCCGATTTTTCAAAACGCTTCTTCGTCttcaaaactagggtttcttGACCCCCTTTTCAAAATGACTTTtcctctgattttcagtattattctataatttttactatgtttaaatggtttATTTAAGTTTTCTTTTATATGATTCATTATGTTGAAAACCCCTAATTTTTTGGCTTTAGTCTTGGATTTTGAGTTCGTCTTTACTGTTTGTTCATTCGATTTGTCTGTACGTTTGATTCTCATGAATATGCTGCCATTAATTAGAGTATTTCTATGATTTTCATCCCAGTAATATCTTATTAAGGTTTCTGATTTGGTTCTTCCTGTTTGTACTCCGTTTATTAGTTTATTCATGGAAGTCTATACTATTTCCCTTAATATTAGTACTATTTTTCGATTCTTgaatccttgatttactatgttgATACTCTTATACTGATTTTCGGCTATTTTTCATAACCCTTAAATAATTTTTACCTTATTATGTGATTGGTTGTATTATTAATTGATTTCtactgttatttccttaattagacccttATGTATCTATCCCTAATTACATATTATGTACCTATGTTGTTTGAATTTTTTCCTTATCTGTTACCTGCTTTCTACTGTTGGTaaattactcccttaattaagggatactTAGCTAATTCTCGTTCTTAATTGATTCTGTAGTTCTATAATTGCTGAataattgattcttgccttattttacctagctTTCAAACTATTATATGTACACTCTCTTCTCTTTTCATTACagacacgaacacattggttcaaagctctctctctcacactcaaaactttctgctctctttctGTGATTACTTACTACTGTTCTAAGTTAGCCGGtagcaagccaaggctaactattgtgctctcatattcttcactttgtgtttattgtctctttactggtatgtcctgatttcaattcaagttccaaaaccaaTATGTTTCATTTAGTACTTCAACTTATCATGTTGCTGATTTGTTTCTATCAATGGTTCTGTTGTTCAATGTGTAATTGACATGTTTACATTAGGGCTTCATCTAACATGCTAGTTCAACTTCTCTGGTAGTTTGTTTCAATATGACTCTATCTTGCTTTGAATACTTGTCTGCTTATTGTCCAGTTTTTATATGCACTTACTTTGCAAACTGATATGTCCCTTTAGATGTCTGATTCTATGATTGTTTCTGAAATCCATACTGTGTTGGTATCACTAGCTATTCCCTAACCCCATAAACCCTCACAAAGACTACTATGCTCTTGTAACTATATGTTTACCCACATGACctatgtgtccccaaatcccTCGACCCCTGTTTGTAGTTGCTGAACCTGCCTTGGTTTTATGTTCtctggctgtgtatgaacctatCTTGGGGTACTGTgtttggactgttgcttattactctactctctttcaaaactttctctgttttcttttcacaaaactatttcaaacaagtcccTTTTCAAACTAATTCCCTACTTAAATATTTTCAAGCACCTTCACATCTACTCTTAGGTTCTAAGTTCTACCCCTCTAACGTGTGACTCcttagggatccctatgagatccctctaaACTGTGATACattagagctggcccttccacactagaCTTATGCAACTATGACTATGAAATCCGGGTATGAGCACTGCcggggatcccttgaggtccttagggaactctaacacacactAATTATATGAAAGGCTGTGAGGTTtatttgtaggctccctatagagtaacttcttatttttgtttttatccacttatgtaattcattcgatattggcctgtaataatttataaatgaaTATGGGGGTTGGATAGTGAAAATGGGAGGGTAGCTATACATGTTATCAATATCAATGGGTAGAAAATATGCTTTAGGTTTATATTCTCATGTATATGCATTAGAACTCATGTTTAGGACCAATACATGCAAAGCATATCAtgtattagaaaccatgcttctAGGTTTCATGTATACtattttcagcatctcattttgaCATCCTTATTATCAGTTAGAATCTTGTTTCTAGGATAAATGGCAACATTTAAATAAGTTGTTACTTATGCAATCATGCTGTGACCTGCTGTGCATtaagaaatcctgctttaggaactCTACACATAAATCATTCTTCATTTATACATGCATCTTAGATACCAGGCTTTAGGATCTCATTCGTACTTGCTCAGTCACACCTAGTGTAAAATACTGATTATGGAAGATGTAAAAATAGCTTCACATTTGATTAAAACAAACTAGCAATAATCCCTGCATTTTATAACACTTAGAACAGTATGCTTTTAGGTAAAATAACTCCTTCATTATCCTATTGGTTCTGGTAACAATTGTGCATTAtcctacgcctaggcaagccttaggtaatccaATTTCTTGTAAAACTAGAAACTGCCCCTTTATATGTACTGCTTAATGATTAACAAGATTAAAAATCAGTAGACAAACTGATTAGGGCCCCTACTTCTGAGTTATTAAATAAATCTGCATGCCTCTTGTGTTCTGATACTcacctagacatcatgtcttagggtCTTGTTTAACAATACTGTCCTTATTTGTGTTTTAGTCGTACTGTTTACATGCCTTATCTGTGAAGGTAAAACTAAGCCTCTTAGTTTCTCCTTCCTATTCTTATTTTCTAAGAGTCCTATGTAttcttgcttgtcgccttagtattttctcctttaaaccttcgGGGTCTGTCTAGAAatgcctataggtagaggtcctaaattcctccaggaccattaagaagggatgggtaacagCACGCATAGGGTTGTTAAACATCACTCGCTTTAGTAACCACTAAGGGGTGGGGAATGGGTAGATATGGctatgatgactatgcgctattgtcacgtgtagcccctcgttgaggagtatttaccggacattgtgggggggggggatcctgtaggctaaccaacctaggacccctcctttatCAAATTCcttatgtttaaaactttgttttatgtATACAACTTATTCAAATCCCTTGTCTTATTATCTGAGTCATACAAGGTCCAACatgttttatttgcaattatttgtttcggctacttatttgttaaaggactaattcacaagtataagttcggtcaggacccacagttgtagaccgagaggggtgcctaacaccttcccctcaaggttatttcgagcccttatcctaaatctctggtaatgaaaaccaatccaagagttaaccGCTCtaagtgccctaacgcaccataatctgttaggtggtgacttttcaaatacccaattcccaaaaggaaatgagttattacccccataaaTATCGAAACTCGAACCTTTCTTCCCCGTAAAAAGGGAGGGAAAAAAGAGGGCGAGACCCAATTCAGTCTGAAAGACAAAGGCCTGTCCGAAGAGGCAACAACAGCATGTTGATATCACAACAGTCGAAGCCTCTATTGTCGGGTTGGCCTCGTCCACTTGGTTTGCCTTTGCGGCCGGGTTAGCATCATCACCAATTTCAGACACTGTCAAGGGAAGGTCGCCCCCGAAGGCACTAGGATGAAGGAGCCACTTCAGACTCCACTCGCCACCTCTTTGATGGACCCTCTCCGTCATTAACACGGGAAGATTCACCCGTTGAGCAAGCAGTAGGAGCCGGAGTCTCAGCGTGAGGAATAATTTCCATGCACATGGCCCCGACCGTAGGAGTAGATTGAGCAGCTCTTGATATAGGCCGGGCAGTGGATCTCGGTGCGGGCTGGGAAGAAGGAACCAGTTGACGAAACACGAGTGGAGAAGCCCTCGTCCTTCACACCCTCCCTgttaaaggagaaaaatgatcATATAAACAACGAGATCAAATGGCAAGACAAAGAACAAGGAAATTGCAATGGGCCGACTACCGGTGAGAGGCCTACGCCCGTATCTATCATAGAAAGATGCCCACTCATAGACCCTCGCCGTATAGGGAAGAATAGCAGTAACCCATTCGCGGATATCATCAACGGGCGGGGGAGTCAATCTCTAAGCTGCAAACACGAAAAACGAATTAGCAATGCCACCTAAAGAGGAACGATCAACCACCGCCTCAAGGGAAAtctcaaatcaaacaaaagagaACTTACGGGCGAAGTTCCACGTCTCGGGAAGCCCTGCTATATCCTCTACAAGGTGCTCGGTCTGCACGAATAAATAACTCTCCCAGAAACGACAATTAGCcttgtcgtccatcttcaccaccaaactctTTGTTCCTCGGTGACGCATGTGGATCATCGAGCCTCGAATAAGTTGGGGAACAAAAATGTTAATCATATGCCCCAAAATGACCTCTCGACCGGCGAGCTCTACGAACTTAAGCAGCATGAGAAAGAGTTTATACACGTACGGTGAAAGCTGAGCCGGGCACACCTCGTAGTAGCCGCAAAAGTCTACCACAAGGGAGGGGAGCGGAAGTGTATACCCGACAACAAAAGGGTACGCGTAGAATTTGCAGTACCACGGGCGGTGCAGATGCACAATGTCCGTTCCCGTCGCCGCTATAATCTCAAACTTTGTCTTTAGCGCCGCAATCGCCTTTTCATCCATGGTAGATGGCGTAGGCTCTAGCTCTTTTCGGCGGGGCTGTTAAAATCATTCCATAATTTCCCCGGGCGGGGCAGTACTTCAACCACTGTTGGAATCCCATCATCTTCCGCCGCCTATGCTCCTTCTCCGAGAACCGGTGCATCATTTTCCGGCACCGAAGTTTTGGTGGATCTGTTAGTGTGGGAAGAAGTACCAGCCATTTGTCTTGATTAATCAAGGTAAATGAGTAAGG encodes the following:
- the LOC138871146 gene encoding uncharacterized protein; its protein translation is MCETFKIKHKNSTAYRPQINGAVEAANKNIKKIVRKMVENHKQWYEKLPFALLGYHTTIRTSIGATSYMLVNGTETVIPAEVEIPSLRIIQEAELSDAEWIRSHYEQLALFDGKRMKQYVTTNFTKIECLELSTKGSNQDSSHQDNRY